A genome region from Erigeron canadensis isolate Cc75 chromosome 3, C_canadensis_v1, whole genome shotgun sequence includes the following:
- the LOC122593184 gene encoding B-cell receptor-associated protein 31-like: MIEILLSVIFFEMGLILIFVFKTPLRKLVIMGLDRVKRGQAPLVIKAVGSTIFVLMLSTLYSFFQIRNDEGAGELTPTDQILAARHLLDASLMGFSLFLALMIDRLHHYIRELRIRRKNMEAIKKQNRIIENGKTGSQDELKALAGQVTTLKERVTHLESDLDEKTKEASTAEANVDALKKQSEGFLFEYDRLLEENQNLRAQLQSSDRR, from the exons ATGATTGAAATATTATTGAGTGTGATATTCTTTGAGATGGGATTGATCTTGATATTTGTTTTCAAAACCCCGCTAAGGAAACTTGTTATCATGGGTTTGGATCGGGTCAAACGTGGTCAAGCCCCCCTTGTAATTAAAGCTGTCGGATCAACTATCTTTGTGCTCATGCTCTCTACTCTTTACAGTTTCTTTCAGATCCGCAATGATGAAGGCGCCGGCGAACTTACTCCCACCGATCAGATTCTGGCCGCCCGGCACCTTCTTGATGCTTCTCTCATGG GATTCTCCTTGTTTCTTGCATTAATGATTGACAGACTCCACCATTACATCAGAGAACTCCgaataagaagaaaaaacatGGAAGCGATCAAAAAACAAAACCGGATCATTGAAAATGGCAAAACTGGAAGCCAAGATGAACTCAAAGCTTTAGCGGGTCAAGTAACCACCCTAAAAGAAAGAGTTACACATCTCGAGTCTGACCTagatgaaaagacaaaagaagcAAGCACCGCAGAAGCCAATGTAGATGCTTTGAAGAAGCAATCTGAAGGGTTTCTTTTCGAGTATGACCGTCTACTTGAGGAAAACCAAAACCTTAGAGCACAGTTGCAGTCATCAGATCGAAGATAG